From a single Oreochromis niloticus isolate F11D_XX linkage group LG4, O_niloticus_UMD_NMBU, whole genome shotgun sequence genomic region:
- the LOC100706458 gene encoding DNA (cytosine-5)-methyltransferase 1 isoform X2: MPTRTSLPLPDDVRKSLQRLDEEGSAEEEHVKEKLKLVQDFLHADAQDQLTSLEEKMKSSEISKEVYISKVKALLGKELHLENGSHVDDAEKNGKTNGFSNGSHKDEHDEDVTMSVQEEEEESFKSPTASKGKGGRRSKANSDTKKSPASTRVTRNSGKQPTILSMFTKVQKRKSEDLNGEAVNGQNEPKKDDDVEESREEKRLKVESDENAAPEESKSDIAKPVSAVKTPPPKCQDCRQYLDDSDLKFFQGDPDNALDEPEMLTDERLSLFDSNEDGFESYEDLPQHKITNFSVYDKRGHLCPFDSGLIEKNVELYFSCVVKPIYDDNPCMDGGVPAKKLGPINAWWITGFDGGEKALIGFTTAFADYILMQPSEEYAPIFALMQEKIYMSKIVVEFLQKNPDATYEDLLNKIETTVPPAGLNFNCFTEDTLLRHAQFVVEQVESYDEAGDSDEQPIIVTPCMRDLIKLAGVTLGKRRAARRQAIRHPTKIEKDSKGPTKATTTKLVYQIFDAFFSDQIEQNDKESAMKRQRCGVCEVCQSPDCGKCAACKDMIKFGGSGKSKQACKQRRCPNLAVKEAEDDENIEEEDVPVEKPKKVPHAKRKKQTQCKLTWIGESIHTEGKKQYYRKVSLNDELLEVGDCVSVSSEDPSIPLYLARITSMWEDNNGKMFHAHWFLRGIDTVLGETSDPLELVIVDECEDMLLNYVQGKVNVMYKAPSNNWFMEGGMDVDLKVIEDDGKSFFYQFWYDTEYARFEMPPKTSPSEECKFKFCGSCVRIKEREENDKPHVFEPLENEDHDTKALYAMACFKGEQFRVGDSVYLPPEAFNFSVKPASPVKRSHRKDDVDEDLYPEYYRKSSDYIKGSNLDAPEPFRVGRIKEIFCHRRSNGKPDMSDVKLRLYKFYRPENTHKGVKASYHTDINQLYWSDEEVTVNMGDVLGRCQVEYAEDLNESIQDYSSVGPDRFYFLEAYSAKAKSFEDPPNHARSTVHKGKGKGKGKGKGKGKASAAQEQLDSQPQPKPKVPKYRTLDVFSGCGGLSEGFHQAGISETLWAIEMWEPAAQAFRLNNPGTTVFTEDCNVLLKLVMSGEKTNSLGQKLPQKGDVEMLCGGPPCQGFSGMNRFNSRTYSKFKNSLVVSYLSYCDYYRPKFFLLENVRNFVSFKNSMVLKLTLRCLVRMGYQCTFGVLQAGQYGVAQTRRRAIILAAAPGEKLPRYPEPLHVFAPRACSLSVVVGEKRYVSNVTRGNGGIYRTITVRDTMSDLPEIRNGAAALEISYNGEPQSWFQRQIRGTQYQPILRDHICKDMSALVEGRMRYIPLAPGSDWRDLPNIEVRLKDGTLTKKLRYTHHDKKNGRSGTGALRGVCTCAGGKPCDPADRQFNTLIPWCLPHTGNRHNHWAGLYGRLEWDGFFSTTVTNPEPMGKQGRVLHPEQHRVVSVRECARSQGFPDTYRFFGNILDKHRQVGNAVPPPLSRAIGLEIKRCITERMKEEQASENIKQEKMELSD; this comes from the exons ATGCCAACCAGGACGTCCCTGCCTCTCCCGGACGATGTCAGGAAAAG CTTGCAGAGGTTGGATGAGGAAGGATCTGCAGAAGAG GAACATGTGAAAGAGAAGCTCAAGTTGGTGCAGGACTTTCTGCATGCTGATGCTCAGGATCAGCTGACCAGTCtggaggaaaaaatgaaaagttcAGAGATCTCAAAG gaggtCTATATCTCTAAAGTGAAGGCCCTACTTGGAAAAGAACTTCATCTTGAAAATGGCTCCCACGTTGATGACGCAGAGAAGAATGGAAAGACGAATGGCTTTTCAAATGGTTCGCACAAAGACGAGCATGATGAAGATGTAACCATGAGCgtacaggaggaggaggaggaatctTTCAAGTCACCAACTGCTTCGAAGGGGAAGGGTGGACGGAGGAGCAAGGCAAATTCTGACACAAAAA aGTCTCCAGCAAGTACCAGGGTTACCAGAAACAGTGGGAAACAGCCAACCATCTTGTCAATGTTCACTAAAGT TCAGAAGCGCAAGTCAGAGGACTTGAATGGAGAAGCTGTCAACGGACAGAATGAACCGAAGAAAGATGATGACGTTGAGGAG tctCGGGAGGAGAAGCGTCTCAAAGTGGAGTCGGATGAAAA TGCTGCTCCAGAAGAATCCAAGAGTGACATTGCAAAGCCGGTTTCTGCTGTAAAG ACGCCACCACCCAAATGTCAAGACTGTAGACAATACCTAGATGATTCTGACCTGAAGTTTTTTCAAGGGGATCCTGATAATGCG CTGGATGAGCCTGAAATGTTAACAGATGAGCGCCTCTCACTGTTTGACTCCAATGAGGATGGATTTGAGAGCTATGAGGATCTGCCACAGCACAAGATCACAAACTTCAG TGTTTATGACAAGCGTGGCCATCTCTGTCCATTCGACTCTGGACTTATTGAGAAGAATGTTGAGCTTTACTTCAGCTGTGTTGTCAAACCCATCTATGATGACAACCCTTGTATGGATG GTGGTGTTCCTGCCAAAAAGCTGGGACCCATCAATGCCTGGTGGATCACTGGTTTTGACGGTGGAGAAAAAGCTTTGATTGGTTTCACTACAG CTTTTGCTGACTACATCTTAATGCAGCCCAGTGAGGAGTACGCTCCAATCTTTGCACTGATGCAAGAGAAGATCTATATGAGCAAGATAGTGGTTGAATTCCTCCAGAAGAATCCTGATGCTACCTACGAAGACCTACTCAATAAGATTGAG ACAACTGTGCCTCCTGCAGGACTAAACTTCAACTGCTTCACTGAAGACACACTCCTGCGCCATGCCCAGTTTGTTGTAGAGCAGGTGGAGAGCTACGATGAGGCCGGTGATTCGGATGAGCAGCCAATCATTGTTACTCCCTGCATGAGAGACCTGATCAAGCTTGCAGGAGTCACTCTAGGAAAAAG GAGGGCTGCCAGAAGACAGGCTATTCGTCACCCAACAAAGATAGAAAAAGATAGTAAGGGACCAACTAAAGCAACCACTACAAAGCTGGTCTACCAGATCTTTGATGCATTCTTCTCTGATCAGATAGAGCAGAATGATAAAGAAAGTGCCATGAAAAGACAGCGCTGTGGTGTCTGTGAG GTTTGTCAGTCTCCTGATTGTGGAAAGTGTGCAGCTTGCAAAGACATGATCAAATttggaggaagtggaaaaagCAAACAAGCTTGTAAGCAGAGAAG ATGCCCCAACCTTGCAGTGAAGGAGGCTGAAGATGATGAGAACATTGAGGAGGAAGATGTTCCTGTGGAGAAGCCTAAAAAGGTTCCTCATGCCAAAAGAAAGAAGCAGACCCAGTGCAAACTTACATGGATTGGAGAATCTATTCAC ACTGAAGGGAAGAAGCAATACTACAGGAAGGTCTCTTTGAACGATGAACTGCTGGAGGTAGGAGACTGTGTCTCAGTTTCATCAGAGGATCCATCCATTCCTCTGTATCTGGCAAG GATCACGTCAATGTGGGAGGATAATAATGGAAAGATGTTCCATGCCCACTGGTTCCTTCGTGGAATAGACACGGTGCTCGGCGAGACTTCAGATCCACTCGAGCTTGTCATTGTGGATGAATGTGAGGACATGCTGCTCAATTATGTCCAAGGCAAAGTTAATGTTATGTATAAGGCCCCATCAAACAACTGGTTTATGGAG GGTGGTATGGATGTTGACCTCAAGGTGATTGAGGATGACGGGAAGAGTTTTTTCTATCAGTTCTGGTATGACACAGAATATGCCAGGTTTGAAATGCCTCCGAAGACGTCTCCATCAGAAGAATGCAAATTCAA GTTCTGTGGCAGCTGTGTTAGGATTAAAGAGCGAGAGGAAAACGATAAGCCTCATGTATTTGAACCCCTGGAGAATGAAGACCATGACACAAAGGCTTTGTATGCTATGGCTTGTTTTAAGGGAGAACAGTTCAGGGTGGGAGACAGCGTCTACCTTCCCCCTGAGGCTTTTAATTTCAG TGTGAAGCCAGCCAGTCCAGTGAAGCGATCCCACAGGAAGGATGATGTGGATGAGGATCTGTATCCAGAGTATTACAGGAAGTCCTCAGACTACATCAAGGGCTCAAACCTGGACGCTCCTGAGCCCTTCCGTGTTGGGCGCATCAAGGAGATCTTCTGTCACAGGCGTAGCAATGGGAAACCTGACATGTCAGACGTCAAACTGCGACTCTACAAGTTCTACAG gcctgAGAACACACACAAAGGTGTCAAAGCTAGTTACCACACAGACATCAATCAGCTGTACTGGAGTGATGAAGAAGTGACCGTGAACATGGGTGACGTACTCGGCCGCTGCCAGGTAGAATATGCAGAGGACCTGAATGAATCCATCCAGGACTACTCCAGTGTTGGACCTGACCGCTTCTATTTTCTTGAG GCCTATAGTGCAAAGGCAAAAAGCTTTGAGGATCCCCCAAATCATGCTCGTTCAACTGTCCATAAAGGAAAAGGAAAGGGCAAAGGAAAAG GTAAAGGCAAAGGAAAAGCTTCAGCTGCACAGGAACAGCTGGACTCACAGCCACAGCCTAAACCTAAAGTGCCCAAGTATCGCACATTGGATGTGTTCTCTGGCTGCGGTGGACTTTCTGAGGGATTCCACCAGGCTG GTATCTCGGAGACACTCTGGGCTATAGAGATGTGggagccagcagcacaggccttCAGACTCAACAACCCAGGCACCACGGTGTTCACTGAGGACTGCAACGTCTTGCTGAAGTTGGTCATGTCTGGAGAGAAAACAAATTCTCTTGGCCAGAAGCTGCCTCAGAAGGGTGATGTGGAGATGCTGTGCGGAGGGCCTCCTTGTCAAGGGTTCAGTGGGATGAACCGCTTCAACTCTCGCACTTACTCCAAATTCAAGAACTCACTTGTTGTCTCCTATCTTAG CTACTGCGACTACTACAGACCCAAATTCTTCCTGCTTGAGAACGTGAGGAACTTTGTGTCATTCAAAAACTCTATGGTCCTGAAGCTCACACTGCGCTGTCTTGTGCGAATGGGATACCAGTGTACCTTTGGTGTCTTGCAG GCCGGTCAGTACGGTGTTGCGCAGACCCGGCGCAGGGCCATCATCCTGGCTGCTGCTCCTGGAGAGAAGCTGCCACGCTATCCTGAGCCTCTGCATGTGTTTGCCCCCAGAGCTTGCTCTCTCAGCGTTGTGGTGGGTGAAAAGAGATACGTCAGCAATGTCACACG AGGCAATGGTGGAATCTACAGAACTATCACTGTCAGGGATACCATGTCTGACCTGCCAGAGATTCGCAATGGTGCAGCTGCATTGGAGATTTCCTACAATGGGGAGCCCCAGTCTTGGTTCCAGAGGCAGATCAGAGGCACACAGTACCAGCCTATCCTCAGGGATCATATCTGCAAA GATATGAGTGCACTGGTTGAGGGTCGGATGCGTTACATCCCCTTGGCTCCAGGCTCCGACTGGAGGGATCTGCCCAACATCGAGGTCCGACTGAAGGATGGCACCCTGACTAAGAAACTGCGTTACACACATCATGATAAGAAGAATGGGCGTAGCGGCACCGGTGCGCTCAGAGGTGTTTGCACCTGTGCAGGAG GTAAGCCTTGTGACCCTGCAGACAGGCAGTTTAATACCCTGATCCCCTGGTGTCTGCCCCACACTGGGAACCGCCACAATCACTGGGCGGGACTCTATGGCAGGTTGGAATGGGATGGTTTCTTCAGCACAACAGTCACCAATCCTGAACCAATGGGCAAGCAG GGCCGTGTACTCCATCCTGAGCAGCACAGAgttgtcagtgtgagagagtgtgCACGCTCTCAGGGGTTCCCTGACACCTACCGCTTCTTTGGAAACATCCtggacaaacacagacag GTTGGAAATGCTGTGCCCCCTCCGCTCTCCAGGGCCATTGGGCTTGAGATTAAGAGGTGCATCACGGAAAGGATGAAGGAAGAACAAGCATCAG AGAACATTAAACAAGAAAAGATGGAGCTCTCTGATTAA
- the s1pr2 gene encoding sphingosine 1-phosphate receptor 2, which translates to MNLCRKAVVHCRPVIMGSKYSQYYNTTVIRLYYTYAKNMTEEEMREDIKKKQKEHPSGLEILIIILCTFIILENLMVLTAVFRNKKFHSAMFFFIGNLAFSDLLAGSAYIANIFLSGAKTFELFPIQWFIREGTVFIALSASVFSLLAIAIERYIAITKVKVYGSHKTCRMFLLIGACWVTSILLGGLPIIGWNCIDNLPECSAVLPLYSKKYIVFVVTVFSLLLLSIVILYVKIYLIVRSSHQEATNSQAYSLLKTVTIVLGVFIVCWLPAFTILLLDSSCSIYSCPILSKSSTFFCIATLNSALNPVIYTLRSKDMRKEFLRLICCWGVLQSGRPSERCLVPLKSSSSLEHCTNKLEHQKMPIMKECTTCV; encoded by the coding sequence ATGAATCTTTGTCGTAAAGCCGTTGTGCATTGCCGCCCTGTCATCATGGGGAGCAAATATTCCCAGTACTACAATACGACTGTGATTCGCTTATACTACACCTATGCTAAAAACATGACCGAGGAGGAAATGAGGGAAgacattaagaaaaaacaaaaagaacatccCTCCGGTCTCGAAATATTGATCATCATCCTTTGCACATTCATCATCCTTGAGAATCTGATGGTCCTGACTGCCGTCTTCCGCAACAAGAAGTTCCATTCGGCTATGTTTTTCTTCATCGGCAACCTGGCATTCTCTGACCTGCTTGCAGGCTCAGCATATATAGCCAACATTTTTCTATCAGGGGCAAAGACATTTGAGCTGTTCCCAATACAGTGGTTCATCAGGGAAGGCACAGTGTTCATTGCTCTGTCAGCTTCAGTCTTCAGCCTGTTGGCAATAGCTATAGAGCGCTATATCGCTATCACCAAGGTAAAGGTGTATGGCTCGCACAAAACATGCCGAATGTTTCTGCTGATCGGAGCTTGTTGGGTTACCTCCATCCTTCTCGGAGGACTCCCCATCATCGGCTGGAACTGCATCGACAACCTCCCTGAATGCTCGGCAGTTTTGCCACTTTACTCTAAGAAATACATTGTGTTTGTCGTCACTGTTTTCAGCCTCCTACTACTCTCTATTGTCATCCTCTATGTGAAAATTTATTTGATTGTACGCtccagccaccaggaagcaacCAACTCACAAGCCTATTCCCTTTTGAAAACGGTCACAATAGTGCTGGGAGTCTTCATTGTCTGCTGGCTGCCCGCTTTTACAATTCTCCTTCTGGATTCGTCCTGCAGCATATATTCCTGCCCTATCCTCTCCAAATCAAGCACCTTTTTTTGCATTGCCACCCTGAATTCTGCGCTTAACCCAGTGATCTACACGCTGCGCAGTAAGGACATGAGAAAGGAGTTCCTCCGTTTGATTTGCTGCTGGGGCGTGCTGCAAAGTGGGCGGCCTTCTGAACGTTGTCTGGTCCCTCTAAAGAGTTCCAGCTCTCTGGAACACTGCACCAACAAACTTGAACACCAGAAAATGCCTATTATGAAAGAATGTACCACCTGCGTTTGA
- the LOC100706458 gene encoding DNA (cytosine-5)-methyltransferase 1 isoform X1, with protein sequence MPTRTSLPLPDDVRKSLQRLDEEGSAEEEHVKEKLKLVQDFLHADAQDQLTSLEEKMKSSEISKEVYISKVKALLGKELHLENGSHVDDAEKNGKTNGFSNGSHKDEHDEDVTMSVQEEEEESFKSPTASKGKGGRRSKANSDTKKSPASTRVTRNSGKQPTILSMFTKVQKRKSEDLNGEAVNGQNEPKKDDDVEESREEKRLKVESDENAAPEESKSDIAKPVSAVKTPPPKCQDCRQYLDDSDLKFFQGDPDNALDEPEMLTDERLSLFDSNEDGFESYEDLPQHKITNFSVYDKRGHLCPFDSGLIEKNVELYFSCVVKPIYDDNPCMDGGVPAKKLGPINAWWITGFDGGEKALIGFTTAFADYILMQPSEEYAPIFALMQEKIYMSKIVVEFLQKNPDATYEDLLNKIETTVPPAGLNFNCFTEDTLLRHAQFVVEQVESYDEAGDSDEQPIIVTPCMRDLIKLAGVTLGKSMLLYWRAARRQAIRHPTKIEKDSKGPTKATTTKLVYQIFDAFFSDQIEQNDKESAMKRQRCGVCEVCQSPDCGKCAACKDMIKFGGSGKSKQACKQRRCPNLAVKEAEDDENIEEEDVPVEKPKKVPHAKRKKQTQCKLTWIGESIHTEGKKQYYRKVSLNDELLEVGDCVSVSSEDPSIPLYLARITSMWEDNNGKMFHAHWFLRGIDTVLGETSDPLELVIVDECEDMLLNYVQGKVNVMYKAPSNNWFMEGGMDVDLKVIEDDGKSFFYQFWYDTEYARFEMPPKTSPSEECKFKFCGSCVRIKEREENDKPHVFEPLENEDHDTKALYAMACFKGEQFRVGDSVYLPPEAFNFSVKPASPVKRSHRKDDVDEDLYPEYYRKSSDYIKGSNLDAPEPFRVGRIKEIFCHRRSNGKPDMSDVKLRLYKFYRPENTHKGVKASYHTDINQLYWSDEEVTVNMGDVLGRCQVEYAEDLNESIQDYSSVGPDRFYFLEAYSAKAKSFEDPPNHARSTVHKGKGKGKGKGKGKGKASAAQEQLDSQPQPKPKVPKYRTLDVFSGCGGLSEGFHQAGISETLWAIEMWEPAAQAFRLNNPGTTVFTEDCNVLLKLVMSGEKTNSLGQKLPQKGDVEMLCGGPPCQGFSGMNRFNSRTYSKFKNSLVVSYLSYCDYYRPKFFLLENVRNFVSFKNSMVLKLTLRCLVRMGYQCTFGVLQAGQYGVAQTRRRAIILAAAPGEKLPRYPEPLHVFAPRACSLSVVVGEKRYVSNVTRGNGGIYRTITVRDTMSDLPEIRNGAAALEISYNGEPQSWFQRQIRGTQYQPILRDHICKDMSALVEGRMRYIPLAPGSDWRDLPNIEVRLKDGTLTKKLRYTHHDKKNGRSGTGALRGVCTCAGGKPCDPADRQFNTLIPWCLPHTGNRHNHWAGLYGRLEWDGFFSTTVTNPEPMGKQGRVLHPEQHRVVSVRECARSQGFPDTYRFFGNILDKHRQVGNAVPPPLSRAIGLEIKRCITERMKEEQASENIKQEKMELSD encoded by the exons ATGCCAACCAGGACGTCCCTGCCTCTCCCGGACGATGTCAGGAAAAG CTTGCAGAGGTTGGATGAGGAAGGATCTGCAGAAGAG GAACATGTGAAAGAGAAGCTCAAGTTGGTGCAGGACTTTCTGCATGCTGATGCTCAGGATCAGCTGACCAGTCtggaggaaaaaatgaaaagttcAGAGATCTCAAAG gaggtCTATATCTCTAAAGTGAAGGCCCTACTTGGAAAAGAACTTCATCTTGAAAATGGCTCCCACGTTGATGACGCAGAGAAGAATGGAAAGACGAATGGCTTTTCAAATGGTTCGCACAAAGACGAGCATGATGAAGATGTAACCATGAGCgtacaggaggaggaggaggaatctTTCAAGTCACCAACTGCTTCGAAGGGGAAGGGTGGACGGAGGAGCAAGGCAAATTCTGACACAAAAA aGTCTCCAGCAAGTACCAGGGTTACCAGAAACAGTGGGAAACAGCCAACCATCTTGTCAATGTTCACTAAAGT TCAGAAGCGCAAGTCAGAGGACTTGAATGGAGAAGCTGTCAACGGACAGAATGAACCGAAGAAAGATGATGACGTTGAGGAG tctCGGGAGGAGAAGCGTCTCAAAGTGGAGTCGGATGAAAA TGCTGCTCCAGAAGAATCCAAGAGTGACATTGCAAAGCCGGTTTCTGCTGTAAAG ACGCCACCACCCAAATGTCAAGACTGTAGACAATACCTAGATGATTCTGACCTGAAGTTTTTTCAAGGGGATCCTGATAATGCG CTGGATGAGCCTGAAATGTTAACAGATGAGCGCCTCTCACTGTTTGACTCCAATGAGGATGGATTTGAGAGCTATGAGGATCTGCCACAGCACAAGATCACAAACTTCAG TGTTTATGACAAGCGTGGCCATCTCTGTCCATTCGACTCTGGACTTATTGAGAAGAATGTTGAGCTTTACTTCAGCTGTGTTGTCAAACCCATCTATGATGACAACCCTTGTATGGATG GTGGTGTTCCTGCCAAAAAGCTGGGACCCATCAATGCCTGGTGGATCACTGGTTTTGACGGTGGAGAAAAAGCTTTGATTGGTTTCACTACAG CTTTTGCTGACTACATCTTAATGCAGCCCAGTGAGGAGTACGCTCCAATCTTTGCACTGATGCAAGAGAAGATCTATATGAGCAAGATAGTGGTTGAATTCCTCCAGAAGAATCCTGATGCTACCTACGAAGACCTACTCAATAAGATTGAG ACAACTGTGCCTCCTGCAGGACTAAACTTCAACTGCTTCACTGAAGACACACTCCTGCGCCATGCCCAGTTTGTTGTAGAGCAGGTGGAGAGCTACGATGAGGCCGGTGATTCGGATGAGCAGCCAATCATTGTTACTCCCTGCATGAGAGACCTGATCAAGCTTGCAGGAGTCACTCTAGGAAAAAG CATGCTGCTGTACTG GAGGGCTGCCAGAAGACAGGCTATTCGTCACCCAACAAAGATAGAAAAAGATAGTAAGGGACCAACTAAAGCAACCACTACAAAGCTGGTCTACCAGATCTTTGATGCATTCTTCTCTGATCAGATAGAGCAGAATGATAAAGAAAGTGCCATGAAAAGACAGCGCTGTGGTGTCTGTGAG GTTTGTCAGTCTCCTGATTGTGGAAAGTGTGCAGCTTGCAAAGACATGATCAAATttggaggaagtggaaaaagCAAACAAGCTTGTAAGCAGAGAAG ATGCCCCAACCTTGCAGTGAAGGAGGCTGAAGATGATGAGAACATTGAGGAGGAAGATGTTCCTGTGGAGAAGCCTAAAAAGGTTCCTCATGCCAAAAGAAAGAAGCAGACCCAGTGCAAACTTACATGGATTGGAGAATCTATTCAC ACTGAAGGGAAGAAGCAATACTACAGGAAGGTCTCTTTGAACGATGAACTGCTGGAGGTAGGAGACTGTGTCTCAGTTTCATCAGAGGATCCATCCATTCCTCTGTATCTGGCAAG GATCACGTCAATGTGGGAGGATAATAATGGAAAGATGTTCCATGCCCACTGGTTCCTTCGTGGAATAGACACGGTGCTCGGCGAGACTTCAGATCCACTCGAGCTTGTCATTGTGGATGAATGTGAGGACATGCTGCTCAATTATGTCCAAGGCAAAGTTAATGTTATGTATAAGGCCCCATCAAACAACTGGTTTATGGAG GGTGGTATGGATGTTGACCTCAAGGTGATTGAGGATGACGGGAAGAGTTTTTTCTATCAGTTCTGGTATGACACAGAATATGCCAGGTTTGAAATGCCTCCGAAGACGTCTCCATCAGAAGAATGCAAATTCAA GTTCTGTGGCAGCTGTGTTAGGATTAAAGAGCGAGAGGAAAACGATAAGCCTCATGTATTTGAACCCCTGGAGAATGAAGACCATGACACAAAGGCTTTGTATGCTATGGCTTGTTTTAAGGGAGAACAGTTCAGGGTGGGAGACAGCGTCTACCTTCCCCCTGAGGCTTTTAATTTCAG TGTGAAGCCAGCCAGTCCAGTGAAGCGATCCCACAGGAAGGATGATGTGGATGAGGATCTGTATCCAGAGTATTACAGGAAGTCCTCAGACTACATCAAGGGCTCAAACCTGGACGCTCCTGAGCCCTTCCGTGTTGGGCGCATCAAGGAGATCTTCTGTCACAGGCGTAGCAATGGGAAACCTGACATGTCAGACGTCAAACTGCGACTCTACAAGTTCTACAG gcctgAGAACACACACAAAGGTGTCAAAGCTAGTTACCACACAGACATCAATCAGCTGTACTGGAGTGATGAAGAAGTGACCGTGAACATGGGTGACGTACTCGGCCGCTGCCAGGTAGAATATGCAGAGGACCTGAATGAATCCATCCAGGACTACTCCAGTGTTGGACCTGACCGCTTCTATTTTCTTGAG GCCTATAGTGCAAAGGCAAAAAGCTTTGAGGATCCCCCAAATCATGCTCGTTCAACTGTCCATAAAGGAAAAGGAAAGGGCAAAGGAAAAG GTAAAGGCAAAGGAAAAGCTTCAGCTGCACAGGAACAGCTGGACTCACAGCCACAGCCTAAACCTAAAGTGCCCAAGTATCGCACATTGGATGTGTTCTCTGGCTGCGGTGGACTTTCTGAGGGATTCCACCAGGCTG GTATCTCGGAGACACTCTGGGCTATAGAGATGTGggagccagcagcacaggccttCAGACTCAACAACCCAGGCACCACGGTGTTCACTGAGGACTGCAACGTCTTGCTGAAGTTGGTCATGTCTGGAGAGAAAACAAATTCTCTTGGCCAGAAGCTGCCTCAGAAGGGTGATGTGGAGATGCTGTGCGGAGGGCCTCCTTGTCAAGGGTTCAGTGGGATGAACCGCTTCAACTCTCGCACTTACTCCAAATTCAAGAACTCACTTGTTGTCTCCTATCTTAG CTACTGCGACTACTACAGACCCAAATTCTTCCTGCTTGAGAACGTGAGGAACTTTGTGTCATTCAAAAACTCTATGGTCCTGAAGCTCACACTGCGCTGTCTTGTGCGAATGGGATACCAGTGTACCTTTGGTGTCTTGCAG GCCGGTCAGTACGGTGTTGCGCAGACCCGGCGCAGGGCCATCATCCTGGCTGCTGCTCCTGGAGAGAAGCTGCCACGCTATCCTGAGCCTCTGCATGTGTTTGCCCCCAGAGCTTGCTCTCTCAGCGTTGTGGTGGGTGAAAAGAGATACGTCAGCAATGTCACACG AGGCAATGGTGGAATCTACAGAACTATCACTGTCAGGGATACCATGTCTGACCTGCCAGAGATTCGCAATGGTGCAGCTGCATTGGAGATTTCCTACAATGGGGAGCCCCAGTCTTGGTTCCAGAGGCAGATCAGAGGCACACAGTACCAGCCTATCCTCAGGGATCATATCTGCAAA GATATGAGTGCACTGGTTGAGGGTCGGATGCGTTACATCCCCTTGGCTCCAGGCTCCGACTGGAGGGATCTGCCCAACATCGAGGTCCGACTGAAGGATGGCACCCTGACTAAGAAACTGCGTTACACACATCATGATAAGAAGAATGGGCGTAGCGGCACCGGTGCGCTCAGAGGTGTTTGCACCTGTGCAGGAG GTAAGCCTTGTGACCCTGCAGACAGGCAGTTTAATACCCTGATCCCCTGGTGTCTGCCCCACACTGGGAACCGCCACAATCACTGGGCGGGACTCTATGGCAGGTTGGAATGGGATGGTTTCTTCAGCACAACAGTCACCAATCCTGAACCAATGGGCAAGCAG GGCCGTGTACTCCATCCTGAGCAGCACAGAgttgtcagtgtgagagagtgtgCACGCTCTCAGGGGTTCCCTGACACCTACCGCTTCTTTGGAAACATCCtggacaaacacagacag GTTGGAAATGCTGTGCCCCCTCCGCTCTCCAGGGCCATTGGGCTTGAGATTAAGAGGTGCATCACGGAAAGGATGAAGGAAGAACAAGCATCAG AGAACATTAAACAAGAAAAGATGGAGCTCTCTGATTAA